One genomic segment of Desulfobacterales bacterium includes these proteins:
- a CDS encoding YkgJ family cysteine cluster protein, whose translation MNQSEKKAVIMPERLGLSSKFKFECHKGLGCFTQCCRGINIILTPYDIIKLKNHLNMNSEDFLAVYTEPQLLEKTDLPVITLKLMDDEKKSCPFVKDEGCIIYSDRPSACRYYPVGVASLNYREDDEGFYFFIKEPHCLGFNENKEWTIESWRKDQGVDIHDDVNSEWADLIVRKRSFPPNIKLTDQSKQMFFMASYNIDNFKKFVFESSFLKRYEIEKAILEKINNDEIELLKFGLKWIKWLFYKIGDFKQTKVES comes from the coding sequence ATGAATCAATCTGAAAAAAAAGCTGTAATTATGCCTGAAAGATTAGGATTAAGCAGCAAATTTAAGTTTGAATGTCATAAAGGCTTAGGCTGTTTTACTCAATGTTGCAGAGGCATAAATATTATTCTTACACCGTATGATATAATAAAGCTCAAAAATCATTTAAATATGAATTCAGAAGATTTTTTAGCTGTTTATACAGAACCTCAGCTATTAGAAAAAACGGACTTGCCTGTTATTACTTTAAAACTTATGGATGATGAAAAAAAATCATGTCCTTTTGTAAAAGATGAAGGCTGTATAATATATTCTGATAGGCCTTCAGCATGCAGGTATTACCCAGTTGGAGTAGCATCCTTAAATTATCGAGAAGATGATGAAGGATTTTACTTTTTCATTAAAGAGCCCCATTGCCTTGGCTTTAATGAAAATAAAGAATGGACAATTGAAAGCTGGAGAAAAGATCAGGGAGTTGATATTCATGATGATGTTAATTCTGAATGGGCAGATTTAATAGTTAGAAAAAGATCTTTTCCGCCTAATATAAAACTTACTGACCAAAGTAAACAAATGTTTTTTATGGCAAGTTATAACATTGACAATTTTAAAAAATTTGTTTTTGAAAGCTCATTTTTAAAACGTTATGAAATTGAAAAAGCTATTCTTGAAAAAATAAATAATGATGAAATTGAGTTATTAAAATTTGGTCTTAAATGGATAAAATGGCTTTTTTATAAAATAGGAGATTTTAAACAGACAAAAGTTGAAAGTTGA
- a CDS encoding branched-chain amino acid aminotransferase encodes MELSITLSKNLKPKPQGSNLPFGTIFTDHIFNMDYNPKNGWHNPRIEPYSPILADPAIMVFHYGQAVFEGLKAFYTSSGKIQLFRPKDNFKRLNRSSHLLCIPEIDEEFVLSALKQLISIDKEWVPKENGTSLYIRPTIIATDPYLGVRASYNYRFFIILCPVGAYYAEGFNPVKIWVTKDHVRAVKGGVGEAKTAGNYAASLYAGEQAKKHGYTQVLWLDGVHQKYIEEVGSMNIFFCIDDEIITPMLNGSILPGITRDSVIKLAKKWNYKISERKISIDELFEAGEQGRLKEAFGSGTAAVISPVGLINYDGKTVAINDGKVGPISQKFFDAITDIQYGKVNDEMGWIEPV; translated from the coding sequence ATGGAGCTATCAATTACATTATCAAAAAATCTAAAACCAAAACCCCAAGGTTCAAACTTACCTTTTGGAACAATTTTTACTGATCATATTTTCAACATGGATTATAACCCTAAAAATGGATGGCATAATCCTCGAATTGAACCTTATTCTCCAATATTAGCAGATCCAGCAATAATGGTTTTTCATTATGGGCAAGCTGTATTCGAAGGTCTTAAAGCTTTCTATACATCTTCTGGCAAAATACAACTTTTTAGACCAAAAGATAATTTTAAACGTCTTAACAGGTCAAGCCATTTGCTGTGCATTCCTGAAATAGATGAAGAATTTGTTCTTTCAGCTTTGAAACAATTAATTTCCATTGATAAAGAATGGGTTCCAAAAGAAAACGGAACATCTTTATACATAAGACCAACGATTATAGCGACAGATCCTTATTTAGGAGTTAGAGCTTCCTACAACTATCGTTTTTTTATAATTCTTTGCCCAGTAGGAGCTTATTATGCTGAAGGATTTAATCCTGTAAAAATATGGGTTACAAAAGATCATGTAAGGGCTGTTAAAGGCGGCGTTGGTGAGGCTAAAACCGCTGGAAACTACGCTGCAAGTCTTTATGCTGGAGAACAGGCAAAAAAACACGGATATACTCAAGTATTGTGGCTTGATGGAGTTCATCAAAAATACATAGAAGAAGTTGGTTCAATGAATATATTTTTCTGCATTGATGATGAAATTATTACCCCGATGCTAAATGGAAGTATTCTTCCCGGAATAACAAGAGATTCTGTAATTAAACTTGCAAAAAAATGGAACTACAAAATAAGTGAAAGAAAAATAAGCATTGACGAATTATTTGAAGCAGGAGAGCAAGGAAGACTTAAAGAAGCATTTGGTTCAGGAACAGCCGCTGTTATTTCTCCTGTTGGACTTATCAACTACGATGGCAAGACAGTAGCAATAAACGATGGTAAGGTAGGCCCTATTTCACAAAAATTCTTTGATGCTATTACAGATATACAATATGGTAAAGTTAATGATGAAATGGGATGGATTGAGCCGGTTTAA
- a CDS encoding UTP--glucose-1-phosphate uridylyltransferase codes for MADSTFFEKQKLFVEKMEKHKLPSVVIDNFSYYYEKIISGEKGLIFNKNIEAVQSEDIEDFNNIEKYVEAGKKVLNKAVMIVLNGGLGTSMGLTKAKSLIRVKNNLSFLEIIIKGMEALNVRLVLMNSFSTNEDTISEINKINPLRQPEIFLQHKFPKIIEKDFTPAEWPKNKELEWNPPGHGDIYTALQTSGMLKKLLNEGIKYAFISNCDNLGASLEEALLGYFSEKNLPFMMEVSDRTPSDIKGGHLARSKNGGLLLRESAQCPSDEISAFQDINLFHFFNTNNIWVNLEFLNTLIKKEKSVKLPIILNPKNLDPRDEKSPKVYQVETAMGSAIFLFEGASAIKVHRSRFFPVKKCNDLLTLQSDCYILSEGYKIIENPERKLERIKIQLDSKYYNNIDDYEKRFPEGIPSLQECKGLTVKGDVLFEKNITIKNDILINNTTGNQVIVKEGTIIEKDLIF; via the coding sequence ATGGCAGATAGTACATTTTTTGAAAAACAAAAACTATTCGTTGAAAAAATGGAGAAACATAAACTGCCTTCAGTAGTGATTGATAATTTTAGCTACTATTACGAAAAAATCATTTCAGGCGAAAAAGGATTAATTTTCAATAAAAATATTGAAGCCGTTCAATCAGAAGATATTGAAGATTTTAATAATATAGAAAAATATGTTGAAGCAGGTAAAAAAGTTTTAAATAAAGCTGTTATGATAGTCCTTAATGGGGGATTAGGCACAAGTATGGGGCTTACTAAAGCTAAGTCCCTTATACGAGTTAAAAACAATCTTTCATTTCTAGAGATAATAATAAAAGGAATGGAAGCTTTAAATGTAAGGCTTGTTCTAATGAATAGTTTTAGCACCAATGAAGATACCATTTCTGAAATTAATAAGATTAATCCTTTAAGACAGCCTGAAATTTTTCTTCAACATAAATTTCCAAAAATTATTGAAAAGGATTTTACACCGGCTGAATGGCCTAAAAATAAAGAGCTTGAATGGAATCCTCCAGGTCATGGTGATATTTATACTGCTTTGCAGACATCAGGCATGTTAAAAAAGCTTCTGAACGAAGGTATAAAATACGCTTTTATATCAAATTGTGATAATCTTGGAGCATCCCTTGAAGAAGCTCTCCTTGGTTATTTTTCAGAAAAAAATTTACCTTTTATGATGGAAGTTTCAGACAGAACTCCTTCTGACATAAAAGGAGGGCATCTTGCAAGGTCAAAAAATGGAGGATTACTTTTAAGAGAATCTGCTCAATGTCCTTCTGACGAAATTTCTGCATTTCAGGATATTAATTTATTCCATTTTTTTAATACTAATAATATTTGGGTTAATTTAGAATTTTTGAATACTTTAATAAAAAAAGAAAAATCTGTAAAATTGCCAATAATTTTAAACCCCAAAAACTTAGATCCAAGAGATGAAAAAAGTCCAAAAGTTTATCAAGTTGAAACTGCAATGGGATCAGCTATATTTCTTTTTGAAGGAGCTTCCGCCATAAAAGTACATAGATCAAGATTTTTTCCTGTAAAAAAATGCAATGACTTACTGACGCTTCAATCTGATTGCTATATTCTTTCTGAAGGGTATAAAATTATTGAAAATCCTGAAAGAAAGCTCGAAAGAATTAAAATTCAATTGGATTCTAAATACTATAATAATATTGATGATTACGAAAAAAGGTTTCCAGAGGGAATTCCTTCTTTACAAGAATGTAAAGGTCTTACGGTTAAAGGGGATGTTCTCTTTGAAAAAAATATAACAATAAAAAATGATATTTTAATTAATAATACTACAGGAAATCAAGTAATAGTAAAAGAAGGAACTATTATAGAAAAAGACTTAATTTTTTAA
- a CDS encoding pantoate--beta-alanine ligase: protein MKIIKTVKEMTAWSNEIRSKNKTIGFVPTMGFFHEGHLSLMQEAKKKTDFVVVSVFVNPLQFGTGEDFDAYPTNIEKDLALAQNEGVNIFFNPNKSELYFKGFQTTVSLSDLPNHLCGLSRPTHFKGVTTVVTKLFNIVKPHIAVFGEKDYQQLAIIRQMVLDLNFDIEIIGHPTIREHDGLAMSSRNTNLSPLNRQSASCLSNALLKSEELIKKGEKNSKKIIENAKKFIHSYDGANVDYIIVCDPVTLEDIIEIKTKVLMAMAVKFDNTRLIDNRILIP, encoded by the coding sequence ATAAAAATTATAAAAACAGTAAAAGAAATGACAGCATGGTCAAACGAAATAAGGAGTAAAAATAAAACCATAGGATTTGTTCCTACTATGGGATTTTTTCATGAAGGTCATCTTTCCTTAATGCAGGAAGCAAAAAAAAAAACTGACTTTGTTGTTGTTAGTGTTTTTGTTAATCCCCTCCAGTTTGGAACTGGTGAAGATTTTGATGCTTATCCAACTAATATTGAAAAAGACTTAGCCCTAGCTCAAAACGAAGGGGTTAATATTTTTTTTAATCCTAATAAAAGCGAACTTTATTTTAAAGGATTTCAAACAACTGTGAGTCTTAGCGATTTACCTAATCATCTTTGTGGTTTATCAAGACCTACTCACTTTAAAGGTGTAACTACAGTTGTTACAAAGCTATTTAACATTGTTAAACCTCATATCGCTGTATTTGGAGAAAAAGACTACCAGCAATTGGCTATAATAAGGCAAATGGTTCTTGATTTAAATTTTGATATAGAAATTATTGGCCATCCAACAATAAGGGAGCATGATGGACTGGCTATGAGTTCACGAAATACAAATTTAAGCCCTCTAAATCGCCAATCTGCATCTTGTCTTAGTAACGCTCTTCTTAAATCGGAAGAACTTATAAAAAAAGGTGAAAAGAACAGCAAAAAAATCATAGAAAATGCAAAAAAATTTATTCATTCTTATGATGGAGCCAATGTCGATTACATAATTGTATGCGATCCTGTTACATTGGAGGACATAATTGAAATAAAAACAAAAGTTTTAATGGCTATGGCTGTTAAATTTGACAATACAAGACTAATTGACAATAGGATATTGATAC